Proteins encoded within one genomic window of Argiope bruennichi chromosome 7, qqArgBrue1.1, whole genome shotgun sequence:
- the LOC129975934 gene encoding serine/threonine-protein kinase 19-like: MMRKRTLMSDICDNKRRRLNYGENGTSDEPVPTDTKSALAHIASIFPTEKFTNRLPAIVMRHQIYAFIKCRTDVDKELNELRKKGEVRLFKLGEKDDQIGVVYSKDYKDYVDRVCRNSLKVDNFLRNVLAVCPDISYSNSVLKQEFGLHEDDIIELIQQGVLTCRDVGCYWLSIPRVGEFMKTFLYGRRAILQHVRRTKYKEILQNELEQRKLPKKALLGVLYHIYDIIGSDAVTPVETSSGIVLRLQPELIR; encoded by the exons atgatgcgaAAAAGAACCTTGATGAGTGATATATGTGATAATAAACGCAGAAGACTTAATTATGGAGAAAATGGAACAAGTGATg aaCCTGTGCCAACTGATACAAAGAGTGCATTAGCACACATTGCATCAATATTTCCAACGGAAAAGTTCACCAATAGACTTCCTGCAATTGTTATGAGGCatcaaatatatgcatttataaaatgtcGAACTGATGTAGATAAGGAATTG AATGAATTAAGGAAGAAAGGTGAAGTAAGGTTATTTAAACTCGGTGAAAAAGATGATCAGATAGGTGTAGTATATTCTAAAGACTACAAAGATTATGTAGATAGAGTCTGTCGGAATAGTCTCAAAGTtg ataactTTCTTAGAAATGTATTAGCTGTGTGTCCTGACATAAGTTATAGTAACTCAGTTTTAAAGCAAGAATTTGGTCTTCATGAAGACGATATAAT TGAATTAATTCAACAAGGTGTGCTAACCTGTCGAGATGTAGGCTGCTATTGGCTGTCTATTCCAAGGGTCGGAGAGTTCATGAAAACCTTTTTGTATGGGCGCAGAGCCATATTGCAACATGTTAGGCGAACAAAGTACAAAGAAATTTTACAGAATGAATTAGAACAAAGGAAGCTGCCAAAAAAAGCTTTGCTAGgagttttatatcatatttatgaCATAATAGGATCTGATGCTGTTACACC tgTTGAAACATCGTCTGGTATTGTCCTACGTCTCCAACCCGAGctaataagataa
- the LOC129976653 gene encoding ankyrin repeat domain-containing protein 54-like, with protein MTESDSGVDTGSESNESNCMSVGSPSCLDDDKDIHDFVEKAHPHYSSLVVPFGNLQPATCSYGFSDYRQQEQVRKIKPGLRRKNAVRWKQQPIPDIENLIGERRLRAAANNNDIETVKNLLDSGIDPCTADGRQRSALHFAAAGGHTAIARLLIERGADPNQRDSVGNTPLHLAACTTRIEMVTLLLKAGTDINALDYSGRSPFQLAQSKLKLLQRNTEYSSEQLKREVTHVLEMMQVYLQRSGRSGEIDFINTFSSRLHHHQTREEVDTDVKDLLSSLSHLNLQAA; from the exons atgacTGAGAGTGATTCTGGAGTTGATACTGGTAGTGAAAGCAATGAAAGTAACTGCATGTCAGTGGGCTCTCCATCTTGCTTAGACGATGATaag GATATACATGATTTTGTGGAGAAAGCCCATCCTCATTATTCTTCATTAGTGGTGCCTTTTGGTAATTTACAGCCTGCAACTTGTAGTTATGGTTTTAGTGACTACCGACAACAGGAACAAGTGCGTAAAATTAAGCCAGGACTAAGACGGAAGAATGCAGTTCGATGGAAACAACAACCAATTCCTGATATTGAAAATCTTATTG gGGAAAGGAGACTTCGTGCTGCTGCCAATAACAATGATATTGAAACAG ttaaaaacttGTTAGATAGTGGTATTGATCCTTGTACTGCTGATGGCAGGCAGAGAAGTGCCTTGCATTTTGCAGCAGCTGGAGGTCATACAGCAATTG ctCGATTGTTGATTGAAAGAGGAGCAGATCCTAATCAACGTGATTCTGTTGGAAATACACCTTTACATTTAG ctGCCTGTACTACTCGCATTGAAATGGTGACTTTATTGCTGAAAGCAG GCACTGATATAAATGCTTTAGATTACTCAGGACGTTCACCATTCCAGTTAGCACAgtcaaaattaaaacttcttcAAAGAAATACAGAATATTCATCTGAGCAGCTGAAAAGGGAGGTGACCCAT gtttTAGAAATGATGCAAGTTTATCTTCAAAGATCTGGTAGGTCTGGTGAAATAGACttcattaatacattttctaGTAGACTTCATCATCATCAAACCAGAGAagag gttGATACTGATGTTAAGGATTTGCTGTCCAGCCTTTCTCATCTAAATCTCCAAGCTGCTTAA